Proteins from a genomic interval of Micromonospora sp. NBC_00389:
- a CDS encoding acetyl-CoA carboxylase biotin carboxylase subunit: MFETVLIANRGEIALRVLRACRELGVRTAVVYSAADADSAAVRLADQAVRIGPASSRRSYLNAAAIVEAARQVGAQAVHPGYGFLSEDADFAEICADNGLIFIGPPPPVMAALADKSSARALMSRAGLPLPPGSVQPVPTAAAAAEVADAIGYPVIVKAAAGGGGRGMTVVRTPGELPRAYARTRAAAQAAFGDDRVYVERYLTEARHVEVQVLCDGHGNGVHLGTRDCSVQRRHQKLVEEAPAPALPAGTLDTIAETALRGALEVGFVGAGTLEFLVDAEERFHFLEINCRIQVEHPVTEMVTGIDLVHEQLHIAAGVPLRWRQEEIRLHGVAVECRVNTEDPERGFAPTPGRLERFVPPGGPFTRVDTHASAGYVVGPWYDSLLAKVVVWAPDRELALNRLERALEEFDIAGPGVRTTIPFVRRVLDDAAFRKGRYTTGLVDRLLAASGPAPAQRPAATPTPRTAPAAEPDVSHRRTR; encoded by the coding sequence ATGTTCGAGACCGTGCTGATCGCCAACCGCGGCGAGATCGCGCTGCGGGTGCTGCGGGCCTGCCGGGAGCTCGGCGTCCGGACGGCGGTGGTCTACTCCGCCGCGGACGCCGACTCGGCGGCGGTCCGCCTCGCCGACCAGGCCGTCCGGATCGGGCCCGCGTCGAGCCGCCGCAGCTATCTCAACGCCGCCGCCATCGTGGAGGCGGCGCGGCAGGTGGGCGCGCAGGCCGTGCACCCCGGCTACGGATTCCTCTCCGAGGACGCCGATTTCGCCGAGATCTGCGCCGACAACGGGCTGATCTTTATCGGCCCGCCGCCGCCGGTGATGGCCGCGCTGGCCGACAAGTCCTCGGCCCGGGCCCTGATGAGCCGGGCGGGCCTGCCGCTGCCGCCGGGCAGTGTCCAGCCGGTGCCGACCGCCGCCGCCGCGGCCGAGGTGGCCGACGCCATCGGCTACCCGGTGATCGTGAAGGCCGCCGCCGGTGGCGGCGGCCGGGGGATGACCGTGGTGCGCACGCCGGGCGAGCTGCCCCGGGCGTACGCCCGCACCCGGGCCGCCGCGCAGGCCGCCTTCGGCGACGACCGGGTGTACGTCGAGCGGTACCTCACCGAGGCGCGGCACGTGGAGGTGCAGGTGCTCTGCGACGGGCACGGCAACGGGGTGCACCTGGGCACCCGGGACTGCTCAGTGCAGCGCCGGCACCAAAAGCTGGTCGAGGAGGCGCCCGCGCCGGCACTACCCGCCGGCACCCTCGACACCATCGCGGAGACCGCGTTGCGCGGCGCGCTGGAGGTCGGCTTCGTCGGCGCCGGAACGCTGGAGTTCCTGGTCGATGCGGAGGAACGGTTCCACTTCCTGGAGATCAACTGCCGGATCCAGGTGGAGCACCCGGTCACCGAGATGGTCACCGGGATCGACCTGGTGCACGAGCAGCTGCACATCGCCGCCGGGGTGCCGCTGCGCTGGCGCCAGGAGGAGATCCGGCTGCACGGCGTCGCGGTGGAGTGCCGGGTCAACACCGAGGACCCCGAGCGCGGCTTCGCCCCGACCCCCGGCCGGCTGGAACGGTTCGTGCCGCCCGGCGGCCCGTTCACCCGGGTGGACACCCACGCCAGCGCCGGCTACGTGGTCGGCCCCTGGTACGACTCGCTGCTGGCCAAGGTGGTGGTGTGGGCGCCCGACCGAGAGTTGGCGCTCAACCGGCTGGAGCGCGCCCTGGAGGAGTTCGACATCGCCGGGCCGGGCGTGCGAACCACCATCCCGTTCGTCCGGCGGGTGCTCGACGACGCCGCATTCCGCAAGGGCCGGTACACCACCGGCCTGGTCGACCGCCTGCTCGCCGCCTCCGGCCCGGCGCCCGCGCAGCGGCCGGCGGCCACCCCCACACCGCGCACCGCGCCCGCCGCGGAGCCCGACGTATCCCACAGGAGGACCCGATGA
- a CDS encoding FAD-dependent oxidoreductase: protein MSTPAPHVLIIGAGTGGLCLAHGLRRAGISVAVYERHRHRAEGLLGYRVGIGPTGSRALRECLPPELFATFLATCARPPRYFNVVTQGLRQTASFELRPDADPVHTEHSVARMVLRQVLLTGLDDVVHFDRTFVRYEQRDDGTVTAYFADGTSATGDLLVAADGTHSAVRRQYLPHAVTRDAGTINIATRIPLTARTRDLVPERVRQGISLIFGTGGTMGVLHMMEFKWDAERAIKPGVGDADAALLRQWPGLSHDTTTDNINLIIWSAARRFPADVMLRRGEDLVRVALDLTPNWHPHLRELLTRGEPDSALPIKVTTSEPVPPWKSSTVTLLGDAIHTMTPGRGVGANTALRDARLLCQQLARAVAGDKTLLQAVADYEAAMVPYGFARVTESLNRSGTSGDDRMYRPVVGRLALLGARGYFGVTSRVPRLRRRFVDDFHTYEGDQD from the coding sequence GTGTCCACCCCGGCACCGCACGTCCTGATCATCGGCGCCGGCACCGGCGGGCTGTGCCTGGCACACGGGCTGCGCCGCGCCGGGATCAGCGTCGCCGTCTACGAGCGGCACCGCCACCGCGCCGAGGGGTTGCTCGGCTACCGGGTGGGCATCGGCCCGACCGGTAGCCGGGCGCTGCGGGAATGCCTTCCGCCGGAGCTGTTCGCCACGTTCCTGGCCACCTGCGCCCGGCCGCCGCGCTACTTCAACGTGGTCACCCAGGGGCTGCGCCAGACCGCCTCGTTTGAGCTGCGGCCGGACGCCGACCCGGTGCACACCGAGCACTCGGTGGCCCGGATGGTGCTGCGCCAGGTGCTGCTCACCGGCCTGGACGACGTGGTGCACTTCGACCGGACCTTCGTCCGGTACGAGCAACGCGACGACGGCACGGTCACCGCGTACTTCGCCGACGGCACCAGCGCCACCGGCGACCTGCTGGTGGCCGCGGACGGCACGCACTCGGCGGTGCGCCGTCAGTACCTGCCGCACGCGGTCACCCGCGACGCCGGCACCATCAACATCGCCACCCGGATCCCGCTGACCGCGCGCACCCGCGACCTCGTCCCGGAGCGGGTACGCCAGGGCATCTCACTGATCTTCGGCACCGGCGGGACGATGGGCGTCCTGCACATGATGGAGTTCAAGTGGGACGCCGAGCGAGCGATCAAGCCCGGCGTCGGTGACGCCGACGCCGCCCTGCTGCGCCAATGGCCGGGCCTGTCCCACGACACCACCACCGACAACATCAACCTGATCATCTGGAGCGCGGCCCGCCGGTTCCCGGCCGACGTCATGCTGCGCCGCGGCGAGGACCTCGTACGGGTCGCCCTGGACCTCACCCCGAACTGGCACCCACATTTGCGGGAGCTGTTGACCCGCGGTGAGCCGGACAGCGCCCTACCGATCAAGGTGACCACGTCCGAGCCGGTGCCGCCCTGGAAGAGCAGCACGGTCACCCTGCTCGGCGACGCCATCCACACCATGACACCCGGTCGCGGGGTGGGCGCGAACACCGCGCTGCGCGACGCCCGCCTGCTCTGTCAGCAGCTCGCCCGCGCCGTCGCCGGCGACAAGACGCTGCTGCAGGCGGTCGCCGACTACGAGGCCGCGATGGTCCCGTATGGCTTCGCGCGGGTCACCGAATCGCTGAACCGCAGTGGCACCAGCGGCGACGACCGGATGTACCGGCCGGTGGTGGGTCGGCTCGCGCTGCTCGGCGCACGTGGCTACTTCGGGGTGACCAGCCGGGTACCCCGACTGCGCCGCCGGTTCGTCGACGACTTCCACACCTACGAGGGCGACCAGGACTGA
- a CDS encoding AfsR/SARP family transcriptional regulator translates to MAADPSVPTAGHRPEPGVSLHLLGGFRLLRGAAPIVVPRGLQRVIALIGLRPGATRSQLAGLLWPDASEERALSSLRTALWRLRQDPCCPLTVAGDTVRLGPAVRLDVDELVGTAARVRDGDEPRTAAGALAAGRHDLLPGWYDDWVLLDRERLRQLRLHMLEQLAGQHLVAGRHGDALEAALEAMAAEPLRETPHRLVVRIHLAEGNAFEAVHAFYVYRDLLRRELRLEPSPAMSALLDDTLAPIREASREAAGRPSPVGRRT, encoded by the coding sequence GTGGCCGCTGATCCGTCCGTGCCGACCGCCGGACACCGTCCCGAGCCCGGCGTCTCGCTGCATCTGCTCGGCGGTTTCCGGCTGCTGCGTGGCGCGGCGCCGATCGTGGTGCCGCGCGGGCTGCAACGGGTCATCGCGCTGATCGGGCTGCGCCCCGGCGCCACCCGCAGCCAGCTGGCCGGGCTGCTCTGGCCCGACGCGTCGGAGGAACGGGCGCTGTCGTCGCTGCGCACGGCGCTCTGGCGGCTGCGGCAGGACCCCTGCTGCCCGCTGACCGTGGCCGGTGACACCGTGCGGCTGGGCCCGGCGGTCCGACTCGACGTGGACGAACTGGTCGGCACGGCGGCCCGGGTCCGGGACGGCGACGAGCCGCGTACCGCCGCCGGAGCTCTCGCCGCCGGCCGGCACGACCTGCTGCCCGGCTGGTACGACGACTGGGTACTACTGGACCGGGAGCGACTGCGCCAACTGCGCCTGCACATGCTGGAGCAGCTGGCCGGGCAGCACCTGGTCGCGGGGCGGCACGGTGACGCGCTGGAGGCCGCGCTGGAGGCGATGGCCGCCGAACCGCTGCGCGAGACGCCGCACCGGCTGGTGGTCCGCATCCACCTCGCCGAGGGCAACGCCTTCGAGGCCGTGCACGCCTTCTACGTCTACCGCGACCTGCTGCGCCGGGAGCTGCGCCTGGAGCCCAGCCCCGCGATGAGCGCCCTGCTCGACGACACGCTCGCCCCGATCCGCGAGGCCAGCCGGGAGGCCGCCGGCCGGCCGTCACCGGTTGGCCGGCGTACGTGA
- a CDS encoding SRPBCC family protein has translation MTVTHGRPLTAEITDILVAHCGLDADAAARAPAASLEELGMDSLALLELSAVVADRWQVSIPEQAGQLSIPAVADLVARRADPPGHTENGMLIDAPLALVWEITNDVSNWTELFTEYAVVEILHRDGHTVRFRLTMYPDENGVAWSWVSERTADPVSRQVRAHRVETGPFEYMRIHWRYTEEAGGTRMTWVQDFAMKPTAPVDNAAMTERINTNSVIQLTVIKDRVERIARERADQGRPAGNEPTEADDE, from the coding sequence ATGACCGTCACCCATGGTCGCCCGTTGACCGCCGAGATCACCGACATCCTGGTGGCGCACTGCGGGCTGGACGCCGACGCCGCGGCCCGGGCGCCCGCCGCGTCGCTGGAGGAGTTGGGCATGGACTCGCTCGCCCTGCTGGAACTCTCCGCCGTCGTCGCCGACCGATGGCAGGTGAGCATCCCCGAGCAGGCCGGCCAGCTGAGCATCCCGGCGGTGGCCGACCTGGTCGCCCGCCGCGCCGACCCGCCCGGGCACACCGAGAACGGCATGCTCATCGACGCGCCGCTGGCACTGGTCTGGGAGATCACCAACGACGTGTCGAACTGGACCGAGCTGTTCACCGAGTACGCCGTGGTGGAGATCCTGCACCGCGACGGGCACACCGTCCGGTTCCGGCTCACCATGTACCCCGACGAGAACGGGGTGGCCTGGAGCTGGGTCAGTGAACGCACGGCCGACCCGGTGAGCCGGCAGGTCCGGGCGCACCGGGTGGAGACCGGGCCGTTCGAGTACATGCGCATCCACTGGCGCTACACCGAGGAGGCCGGCGGCACGCGGATGACCTGGGTGCAGGACTTCGCCATGAAGCCGACCGCGCCGGTCGACAACGCCGCCATGACCGAGCGGATCAACACCAACAGCGTCATCCAACTCACGGTGATCAAGGACCGGGTGGAGCGGATCGCCCGGGAACGCGCCGACCAGGGCCGCCCGGCCGGCAACGAGCCGACGGAGGCCGACGATGAGTGA
- the accB gene encoding acetyl-CoA carboxylase biotin carboxyl carrier protein → MHPEPGNGHGGVGLDADRPPDGSRLDDAGAGGEEVLAGLRRQARQLVAELSGPVRRIRLRSGPAVLEVEWHPGDPAWPDVPPAPPPVEAATAPPTATVPGPPAALIRPPVPGRAAVRAPIVGTFYRAPEPGAAPFVAVGDLVRPGQPIAIVEAMKLMNEVAADRAGRVIAILVEDGQPVEYDQPLVELDSA, encoded by the coding sequence CTGCACCCCGAACCGGGCAACGGGCACGGCGGGGTCGGGCTCGACGCCGACCGTCCACCGGACGGCAGCCGGCTCGACGACGCCGGGGCGGGCGGCGAGGAGGTGCTGGCCGGGCTGCGCCGGCAGGCGCGCCAACTGGTCGCGGAGCTGAGCGGGCCGGTGCGCCGGATCCGGCTGCGCAGCGGGCCGGCGGTGCTGGAGGTCGAGTGGCACCCCGGCGATCCGGCGTGGCCGGACGTACCCCCGGCTCCGCCGCCGGTCGAGGCGGCGACCGCGCCGCCGACCGCGACGGTGCCCGGCCCGCCGGCGGCGCTGATCCGGCCGCCGGTGCCCGGGCGCGCCGCGGTCCGGGCGCCCATCGTCGGCACCTTCTACCGGGCGCCGGAGCCCGGCGCGGCGCCGTTCGTCGCCGTGGGCGACCTGGTCCGCCCGGGTCAGCCGATCGCCATCGTCGAGGCGATGAAGCTGATGAACGAGGTGGCCGCCGACCGTGCCGGTCGGGTGATCGCGATCCTCGTCGAGGACGGCCAGCCGGTGGAGTACGACCAGCCGCTGGTCGAGCTGGATTCGGCCTGA
- a CDS encoding beta-ketoacyl-[acyl-carrier-protein] synthase family protein, whose amino-acid sequence MTGRRTVVTGIGVVAPGGASRDRFWKTITEGRTATRRISFFDPSAFRSQIAAECDFDPVAAGLTEAERRRADRYVQFALACSAEAIADAGLVLTDAERDRAGVVLGTAVGGTMALEQAYVTVSEHGRRWLVDAARGGPYLYQALVPSSLAADVACRHGLHGPAQVVSTGCTSGIDAIGYAHQMIVDGEGYVVLAGAADSPISPVTVASFDAIKATSPDNDDPAHASRPFDADRHGFVLAEGAAVLVLEEAGHARRRGAHVYCEVAGYASRSNGYHMTGLRPDGLEMGLAVTDALKQGRIAPDQVSYISAHGSGTRQNDRHETAAFKRALGQAAYRVPISSIKSMVGHSLGAIGSIEMAACALAIEFGVVPPTANWTTRDPECDLDYVPNEAREVPVDVALSVGSGFGGFQSAMVFRRLPGAVAAR is encoded by the coding sequence GTGACCGGGCGCCGCACGGTGGTGACCGGAATCGGGGTGGTCGCCCCCGGCGGCGCCAGCCGGGACCGCTTCTGGAAGACCATCACCGAGGGGCGGACCGCCACCCGGCGAATCAGCTTCTTCGACCCGTCGGCGTTCCGTTCGCAGATCGCCGCCGAGTGCGACTTCGACCCGGTGGCCGCCGGGCTCACCGAGGCCGAGCGGCGCCGGGCCGACCGGTACGTGCAGTTCGCGCTGGCCTGCTCCGCCGAGGCGATCGCCGACGCCGGGCTGGTGCTCACCGACGCCGAGCGGGACCGGGCCGGGGTGGTGCTCGGCACCGCCGTGGGCGGCACGATGGCCCTGGAGCAGGCGTACGTGACGGTCAGCGAGCACGGCCGGCGCTGGCTGGTCGACGCGGCGCGGGGCGGCCCGTACCTCTACCAGGCCCTGGTGCCCAGCAGCCTGGCCGCCGACGTGGCGTGCCGGCACGGGCTGCACGGCCCGGCGCAGGTGGTCTCCACCGGCTGCACCTCCGGCATCGACGCCATCGGCTACGCCCATCAGATGATCGTGGACGGTGAGGGATACGTGGTGCTGGCCGGCGCGGCCGACTCGCCGATCTCGCCAGTCACCGTCGCCTCGTTCGACGCGATCAAGGCGACCAGCCCGGACAATGACGACCCGGCGCACGCCTCCCGCCCGTTCGACGCCGACCGGCACGGGTTCGTGCTGGCCGAGGGCGCGGCGGTGCTGGTGCTGGAGGAGGCCGGGCACGCCCGGCGGCGGGGCGCGCACGTCTACTGCGAGGTGGCCGGCTACGCCAGCCGCAGCAACGGCTACCACATGACCGGGCTGCGCCCGGACGGGCTGGAGATGGGGCTGGCCGTCACCGACGCGCTCAAGCAGGGACGGATCGCCCCCGACCAGGTCTCCTACATCAGCGCGCACGGCTCGGGCACCCGACAGAACGACCGGCACGAGACGGCCGCGTTCAAGCGGGCGCTGGGCCAGGCCGCGTACCGGGTGCCGATCAGCTCGATCAAGTCGATGGTCGGGCACTCGCTCGGCGCGATCGGGTCGATCGAGATGGCCGCGTGCGCGCTGGCCATCGAGTTCGGCGTGGTGCCGCCGACGGCCAACTGGACCACCCGGGACCCGGAGTGCGACCTGGACTACGTGCCGAACGAGGCGCGGGAGGTCCCGGTGGACGTGGCCCTGTCAGTGGGCAGCGGCTTCGGCGGCTTCCAGTCGGCGATGGTGTTCCGCCGACTGCCCGGGGCGGTGGCGGCCCGGTGA
- a CDS encoding TcmI family type II polyketide cyclase produces the protein MDRSLIVAKVVPTAEEWVAEIFAESDATELPRLVGVRHRSLYRLHDLYVHLLETEQPAQGAVEAARGHPEFVRVSDRLRPYVSPYLPTWRSPRDAMAHCFYRFDAVDAGRRS, from the coding sequence ATGGACCGATCGCTGATCGTCGCGAAGGTGGTCCCGACCGCCGAGGAGTGGGTCGCCGAGATCTTCGCCGAGTCGGACGCGACGGAGCTGCCGCGTCTGGTCGGCGTCCGGCACCGATCGCTGTACCGCCTGCACGACCTCTACGTGCACCTGCTCGAGACCGAGCAGCCGGCGCAGGGCGCGGTGGAGGCCGCCCGTGGCCATCCGGAGTTCGTCCGGGTCAGCGACCGGCTGCGGCCGTACGTCTCGCCGTACCTGCCGACCTGGCGGTCGCCGCGCGACGCGATGGCGCACTGCTTCTACCGGTTCGACGCCGTGGACGCCGGGCGGCGGTCGTGA
- a CDS encoding low temperature requirement protein A, whose translation MHFAPDSGAGPPLRDPEGPRRVTLLELFFDLVYVVALALISRGMVEDLDWHRAAEALILLAAVWWTWAITTLVTDMYDPQRNEIKLLITAVMFGALLMTTAIPEAFGARGLVFAATYVAIHLGRGLFLMPLVRREPQTQRRAARIFVWFAVSAIPWIIGGYVSDDARIACWALALAIDYGGFRLAYPVPGLGVVPEKQRSVTAEHLSERYQQFFIIALGDAILTIGTMFSLAHSEVENIGAFAVAFLTTLVLWRIYVHKSGELLPVAIKASKEPSKFLFTAPYTHLLMVAGVATTATGFHLVLHEPTQRTPPAWLAVILGGPALFLAGRAAFEYEVFSRVSLSRPGGLLALLTIAPAALFLPPVFASLGALLVLAGVAYADFRRSRGKPPEAPAPPH comes from the coding sequence GTGCACTTCGCGCCGGACTCCGGGGCCGGCCCTCCGCTGCGCGACCCGGAGGGCCCACGCCGGGTGACGCTGCTGGAACTCTTCTTCGACCTGGTCTACGTGGTCGCGCTCGCACTGATCTCCCGGGGCATGGTCGAGGACCTCGACTGGCACCGGGCCGCAGAAGCGCTGATCCTGCTGGCCGCCGTCTGGTGGACCTGGGCCATCACCACCCTGGTCACCGACATGTACGACCCGCAACGCAACGAGATCAAGCTGCTGATCACCGCGGTGATGTTCGGCGCGCTGCTGATGACCACCGCGATCCCGGAGGCGTTCGGCGCCCGAGGGCTGGTCTTCGCCGCCACCTACGTGGCGATCCACCTCGGCCGCGGGCTGTTCCTGATGCCCCTCGTGCGCAGGGAACCGCAGACCCAGCGCCGGGCGGCGCGGATCTTCGTCTGGTTCGCCGTGTCGGCGATCCCCTGGATCATCGGCGGGTACGTCAGCGACGACGCCCGGATCGCCTGCTGGGCCCTCGCGCTCGCCATCGACTACGGCGGTTTCCGGCTCGCGTACCCGGTGCCCGGCCTCGGGGTCGTGCCGGAGAAGCAGCGCAGCGTCACCGCGGAGCATCTCTCCGAGCGCTACCAGCAGTTCTTCATCATCGCCCTCGGCGACGCCATCCTGACCATCGGCACCATGTTCAGCCTGGCACACTCCGAGGTGGAGAACATCGGGGCGTTCGCGGTGGCGTTCCTGACCACCCTGGTGCTCTGGCGGATCTACGTGCACAAGTCCGGCGAGCTGCTGCCGGTGGCCATCAAGGCGTCCAAGGAGCCGAGCAAGTTCCTGTTCACCGCCCCGTACACCCACCTGCTGATGGTCGCCGGGGTGGCGACCACGGCCACCGGATTCCACCTGGTGCTGCACGAGCCGACCCAGCGGACGCCGCCGGCCTGGCTGGCGGTGATCCTGGGCGGCCCGGCGCTGTTCCTGGCTGGCCGGGCCGCGTTCGAGTACGAGGTGTTCAGCCGGGTGTCGCTGTCCCGCCCCGGCGGGCTGCTGGCGCTGCTGACCATCGCGCCCGCGGCGCTCTTCCTGCCACCGGTCTTCGCCTCCCTCGGTGCCCTGCTGGTGCTGGCGGGCGTGGCGTATGCGGACTTTCGGCGCAGCCGCGGCAAGCCGCCGGAGGCCCCCGCCCCACCGCACTGA
- a CDS encoding TcmI family type II polyketide cyclase, producing the protein MSRLLVVSRIIPGAEGRVAQIFAESDASELPGLTGVTHRSLYCLHDVYVHLMETSDVDPDGLAAARNHPLFQQVNERLSAHTSPYLPTWRSPRDAIAGCFYRWDAAEAPAAHPAG; encoded by the coding sequence ATGAGTCGTCTACTGGTCGTCAGCCGAATCATCCCGGGCGCGGAGGGACGGGTGGCGCAGATCTTCGCCGAGTCCGACGCCAGCGAACTGCCCGGTCTGACCGGTGTCACACACCGGTCCCTGTACTGCCTGCACGACGTGTACGTACACCTGATGGAGACCTCGGACGTCGATCCGGACGGGCTGGCCGCCGCCCGCAACCACCCGCTCTTCCAGCAGGTCAACGAGCGGCTCTCCGCGCACACCTCGCCGTACCTGCCGACCTGGCGCTCCCCCCGGGACGCGATCGCCGGCTGCTTCTACCGGTGGGACGCGGCCGAGGCGCCCGCGGCGCACCCGGCCGGCTGA
- a CDS encoding cupin domain-containing protein, with the protein MSDLSTRPIAARDVPADRRRGGELRVLLGPRTVGSTSGFLGVAALAPGEQIAEHYHPYSEEFLYVARGAITVDLDDQPMLLAAGEALFVPINVRHRLRNTGVEPAEVVFHLGPLAPRPELGHVDTELVEQRGGS; encoded by the coding sequence ATGAGTGACCTGAGCACCCGGCCGATCGCCGCCCGGGACGTACCCGCCGACCGGCGGCGCGGCGGTGAACTGCGGGTGCTGCTCGGCCCCCGCACCGTCGGCAGCACCTCCGGCTTCCTCGGGGTGGCCGCGCTCGCGCCGGGGGAGCAGATCGCCGAGCACTACCACCCGTACAGCGAGGAGTTCCTGTACGTGGCGCGGGGTGCGATCACCGTCGACCTGGACGACCAGCCGATGCTGCTGGCCGCCGGCGAGGCGCTGTTCGTGCCGATCAACGTGCGGCACCGGCTGCGCAACACCGGCGTCGAACCGGCCGAGGTGGTCTTCCACCTGGGTCCGCTGGCACCCCGGCCCGAGTTGGGGCACGTCGACACCGAGCTCGTCGAGCAGCGGGGCGGGTCGTGA
- a CDS encoding acetyl-CoA carboxylase carboxyltransferase subunit alpha gives MTATAPREEQLWSRCAGCASLLYRKRLRRNLDVCPECGAHARLGAPERLRQLVDPGSLRLLPDRLPEADPIDFVDVLPYPHRLTAARASTGLAEAVVCATATIGGHPAVLAVMDFRFLGGSLGCAVGELITRAAERALDDRSPLILVTASGGARMQEGALSLMQMATVSQAIAALREAGLLTVSVLTDPTYGGVAASFATNTDLVLAESGARMGFAGPRVIRQVTGRALPEGFQTADFLLRHGQIDMVVQRRSLRGRLTALLAATRTGRPARPPVPRQEPAPGHERLADDGSTVAPATNPPVSEGRGASAGTPTASADPAPAARDPWDTVRVARNPGRPTTLDYLDSVFDGFVELHGDRLGGDCPAVVGGVARLDGRHVMVIGHQKGHTTAELVARNFGMASPAGHRKALRLMRLAARLGLPVVTLVDTPGADPGVGAEEQGQAAAIAENILTLTVLPTPVLAVITGEGGSGGALALAVADRVLMLQHAVYSVISPEGCAAILWPDRSAAPQAARALRLTAPDLHRLGVVDEIVPEPAAAAHDDPAETARRLRAALLANLLPLLDVPPAMLVRLRRQRFRRFGAARTGARAGAR, from the coding sequence GTGACTGCCACCGCGCCCCGCGAGGAGCAGCTCTGGTCCCGCTGCGCGGGCTGCGCGAGCCTGCTGTACCGCAAACGCCTGCGGCGCAACCTGGACGTCTGCCCGGAGTGCGGCGCGCACGCCCGGCTCGGCGCCCCGGAACGCCTACGTCAGCTCGTGGACCCGGGCTCGCTGCGCCTGCTGCCCGACCGACTGCCGGAAGCGGATCCGATCGACTTCGTCGACGTGCTGCCGTACCCGCACCGGCTCACCGCCGCCCGGGCCAGTACCGGGCTGGCCGAGGCGGTCGTGTGCGCCACCGCCACCATCGGCGGGCACCCGGCCGTGCTGGCGGTGATGGACTTCCGATTTCTCGGCGGGAGCCTGGGATGCGCGGTGGGAGAACTGATAACCCGGGCCGCCGAACGGGCGCTGGACGACCGCAGCCCGCTCATCCTGGTCACCGCATCCGGCGGGGCGCGGATGCAGGAAGGCGCACTGTCGCTGATGCAGATGGCCACGGTCAGCCAGGCCATCGCCGCGCTGCGCGAGGCGGGTCTGCTCACCGTCAGCGTGCTCACCGACCCGACCTACGGCGGGGTGGCGGCGTCGTTCGCCACCAACACCGACCTGGTGCTCGCCGAGAGCGGTGCCCGGATGGGCTTCGCCGGGCCCCGGGTGATCCGCCAGGTCACCGGGCGGGCGTTGCCGGAGGGGTTCCAGACCGCCGACTTCCTGCTGCGGCACGGTCAGATCGACATGGTGGTGCAGCGCCGGTCGCTGCGCGGGCGGTTGACGGCGCTGCTCGCCGCGACCCGTACCGGCCGCCCGGCGCGTCCGCCCGTACCCCGGCAGGAGCCGGCGCCGGGCCATGAGCGCCTGGCCGACGACGGCTCGACGGTGGCGCCCGCGACGAACCCGCCAGTCAGCGAGGGTCGAGGCGCGTCCGCCGGCACACCTACGGCCAGCGCCGACCCGGCGCCAGCGGCACGCGACCCCTGGGACACCGTGCGAGTGGCCCGCAACCCCGGTCGACCCACCACTCTGGACTACCTCGACTCCGTCTTCGACGGGTTCGTGGAGTTGCACGGCGACCGGCTCGGCGGGGACTGCCCGGCGGTCGTCGGCGGCGTGGCCCGGCTGGATGGCCGGCACGTGATGGTGATCGGCCACCAGAAAGGGCACACGACGGCCGAGCTGGTGGCCCGCAACTTCGGCATGGCCAGCCCGGCCGGGCACCGCAAGGCGCTGCGGCTGATGCGCCTCGCCGCCCGGCTCGGCCTGCCGGTGGTGACCCTCGTCGACACCCCCGGCGCGGACCCGGGGGTGGGCGCCGAGGAACAGGGCCAGGCGGCGGCCATCGCGGAGAACATCCTCACCCTGACCGTGCTGCCCACCCCGGTGCTGGCCGTCATCACCGGCGAGGGCGGTAGTGGTGGCGCGCTGGCCCTCGCGGTCGCCGACCGGGTGCTGATGCTCCAGCACGCCGTCTACTCGGTGATCAGCCCGGAGGGCTGCGCCGCCATCCTCTGGCCCGACCGGTCCGCGGCGCCGCAGGCGGCCCGCGCGCTGCGGTTGACCGCGCCCGACCTGCACCGGCTCGGGGTGGTCGACGAGATCGTGCCGGAGCCGGCGGCGGCCGCGCACGACGACCCCGCGGAGACCGCGCGGCGGTTGCGCGCCGCGTTGCTGGCCAATCTGCTGCCACTGCTGGACGTACCGCCCGCGATGCTGGTCCGTCTCCGCCGGCAGCGGTTCCGGCGGTTCGGCGCGGCGCGTACCGGTGCCCGGGCGGGTGCCCGGTGA